Part of the Coregonus clupeaformis isolate EN_2021a chromosome 8, ASM2061545v1, whole genome shotgun sequence genome, AACACATGGACACATGTGAACACATGGAGTAAATTAATTTAACTGTACATACTGCACAGACAAATACACGTGTGCCTGTAAACAAagacaaacacgcacgcacagtctctctcactcattctctATTAACACTCTCACTCTGTAGCTGGGTATCATCTAGTTCGCTACTGGTTTCCAAGCAGCACCATTGCACCCGTCTATAAATAAGCAAATTAGTAGTTTTATTACTGAATGTAACTAATCCCTTTGTCGTTGTCCTTTGAACAAGCTATTTCTGGGAGGGGACAACTGCATGGCTCActcggggagggagggagggagggagggagagcctgAGGGCCACTGACAGCTGAGGGATATTCTGTCAGGCTGGTTTGCTTTTGCCTCATTTGATAAGACTATGACGTCTCTGTGATCAGCATGCATGGGGGAGCTTCACCGCTAACCACAAACAAGGGGGCCAACCTGAGTGGCTGGCTGACACAGGAAGATTATTAATAATTTATCATATTATTGACAGCATACAGCATATTAAGTCAGCGAGATGGGTAATGGGAATATATTTTACAGTGAAAGATAAATCAGTAGAATGTAAATAGCCAAATATGAATATtgtcagtataatgagacacacaCCACCCCCACTTTCTCAGAGCTGTTGTGTCTCTTCCAGATGCAGAGATGGACTTGGGGAAGAAGATGAGTGTCCCTAAGGATGTGATGCTGGAGGAGCTGTCTCTGGCATCCAACAGGGGCTCCCTCCTCTTCGAAAACCGCAAGAAGCGCTCCGAAAAATACACCTTCGAAAGCATCCAGAATGTAACCAACACACAGATCAATGTAAGCAACACAAACCCCTTGCATGTACACGCTTGAATGTGAACGCTAGCTAGATGAAAAACTCTGGATACTACAACGACAAACAAAAAACTGGAACAAAGTTGCTATTTCAACATGAACATTTATGGGAAAATTAGCGATGAGGGAGAAGACAGATGCCATTACCATTTGTTTTGGTGCTCTATGCGATTGTGATGAGAGATTTAAAGAATGCTCATCACAGAGTTTTCATTTGGGTCATTCAAACCATTATCAATAGTGCTTGAAGAGGCACAGGAGATGTTTTTTCTACATGATCAGTAACTTATCAGCTCTTGTACTGTAGGAGACTGTTCTCCACGGTTAGTACATCTAGTGATGCAGTCTCCCCAATCCTATAGTAGCCTATATGCGTACGGGGAGGAGAACAGCAACACCACTTGAGGAACacaataaaaaagtatttgatcccctgctgattttgtacgtttggccactgacaaagacatgatcagtctataattttaatggtaggtttatttgaacagtgagagacagaataacaacaaaaaaatctagaaaaacacatgtcaaaaattttatgaattgatttgcattttaatgagggaaataagtatttgaacctctctcaatcagaaagatttctggctcccaggtgtcttttatacaggtaatgagctgagattaggagcacactcttaaagggagtgctcctaatctcagcttgttacttgtataaaagatacctgtccacagaagcaatcaatcaatcagattccaaactctccaccatggccaagaccaaagagctctccaaggatgtcagggacaagattgtagacctacacaaggctggaatgggctaca contains:
- the LOC123491434 gene encoding myozenin-2, which gives rise to MSQFSTMTTNERKMQAAAICREIQGGKDAEMDLGKKMSVPKDVMLEELSLASNRGSLLFENRKKRSEKYTFESIQNVTNTQINVSNTNPLHVHA